In the Streptomyces spororaveus genome, CCCAGTATCGGCCACGGCCACCGCGGAGCCGGGAACCCGGGCGCGCGGACCAGGGCGTAAGCCGCCGTTTGTGGTTTTAGCGGCAAATCCATGATGATGAATGACTTGCCCCCATAACCTCCCCGACGGAGCACCCGCATGCCTGCCGAGCCCGCCGACGGCGCAGCCGAAACCGCGATCGAGACCCGGGGCCTGGAACCCGTCCCGGACGGCGAGCGCACCGGCCGGGTCCGCGAGCTCGTCCCGACCTGGGTCGCCGCCAACATCAGCGTGCTGCTGCTGACCATGGGCGCGGGGCTGGTGATCTTCAACAAGCTCAACATCTGGCAGGTGCTGGTCGTCGCGGTCGCCGCACCGGTCGTCTCGTACGGGATCGTCGGCCTGATCTCCATCGCGGGCAAGCGCGGCGGCGCCCCCGGCATGGCCCTCTCGCGGGCGGTGTTCGGGCAGCGCGGCAACCTCTTCCCGGGCGCCCTGATCTGGGTGGCCCGCTGGGGCTGGGAGACCATCAACGCGGTGAGCGGCGCCTACGCCGTACTGACCGTGCTCGACCTGCTCTTCGGGGTCGAGAGCAACACCGCGCTCATCGTCGTCACCCTGCTGTTCTTCGTGGGCTGCACCTTCGTGGTCTCGGGCCTCGGCATCAACGCGCTGCGCGCCTGCTCCACCTGGTCGACGTACCTGTTCGGCACCTTCAGCGTGCTCGTCCTCGGGTACCTGCTCTTCACCACCGACTGGTCCGCCGTCTTCGGCAAGCCGGCCGGCTCCAGCGCGATGATGATCGCGGGCATCGGCACGATCGCGGCCGGCGGGATCAGCTGGGTGCCCTCGGGTCCCGACTTCACCCGCTACCTGCCGCGCACCGCCTCCTCCAAGGGCATGGTCGGCGCGACGATCGGCGGCGCCGGCGTGGTCGTGCTCCCGATGGTCCTGATGGGCGCGGTCATGGCCGTCGGGACCCCGGACCTGGCCACCGCCCAGGACCCGGTCTCCTTCATCGGCGAGCTGCTCCCGACCTGGATCGCGGTCCCGTACCTGCTCATCGCGCTCGTCGGCATGCTGCTGATCAACTCGATGTCCATGTACTCGGCCGGGTTCACCGCGCAGACCCTCGGCATCAAGGTCCCGCGCGCCTGGGCGGTCAGCGTCAACGCGATCATCAGCCTGGTCTTCGGCTTCCTGCTGATGGTGGTCGCGACCAGCTTCTTCGGCTCCTTCATCTCCTTCCTGACCCTGCTGGCCGTGGCCTTCTCGGCCTGGATCGGTGTCTTCGGCGTGGACATGCTGCGCCGTCCGGCCTACGAAGGCCCCGCGCTGCTGGACACCACGCGGACCAGCGCCTACTGGTACAAGGGCGGCTTCGCCTGGCAGGCCATGACGGCGTGGGCGTCCGCGCTGGCGGTGGGCCTGCTGTTCACCAAGGTGGACTGGTTCGGCGGTCCGCTCTCCACGACCTGGATCGGGGAGAACGGCCTCGGCTGGGTGGCCGGCATCGTGACCTCCGGCGCGCTGTACGCCGTCCTGCCGCGCACGGCGCCCGACGCCCCGGTGCCCGCGCCGGAGCAGGAACCCGCCCTCGCCGGATCCCTGTCCAACTGACACAACGTCAGCTAACGTCCCCCTTCGCCCGCCCACACCACATCCGGCGAAGGGGGACTTCTCCATGCCCATCACCGTGGCCCGGTTCAATCTCGTCGACCCCGACGGCACCCCCGAGTCCCTCTCCGCCCGCTACAAGGCGGCGCTGGAGATGGCCCGGTACGCGGACGACCGCGGGATCGACACCATCCAGACCGAGGAGCACCACGGCACCGGCAACAACTGGCTGCCCTCCCCCTTCGCGTTCGCGGGCGCGGTCTTCGGCGCGACGCGCCGGATCGCGGTCACCGTCTCGGCGATCATCGGCCCGCTGTACGACCCGCTGAGGGTCGCCGAGGACATCGCCGTCCTCGACCTGCTGAGCGGTGGCCGCCTGGTGACGGTCGCGGGGATCGGGTACCGGCCCGAGGAGTACGAGCAGCACGGCGTGGAGTGGGGCCGGCGCGGCAGGCTCCAGGACGAGCTGCTGGAGACCCTGCTGAAGGCGTGGACCGGCGAGCCCTTCGAGTTCCGCGGCCGCACGGTGCGCGTCACCCCGACGCCGTTCACCCGGCCGCACCCGCTGCTGCTGGTCGGCGGCAGCTCCGAGGCGGCGGCCCGCCGCGCGGCCCGGCTGGGGCTGCCGTTCTTCCCCAGCGCGCACCTGCCGGAGCTGGAGGCGTACTACACGGCGCGGCTGGCGGAGTACGGCACGGAGGGCTTCTGCATGATGCCGGCGGCCGAGACCCCGCTGCTGCACATCGCGGAGGACCCGGACCGGGTCTGGGCCGAGCACGGCGAGCGCTTCCTGCACGAGGCGGGCATGTACGCGTCCTGGCAGTCCAAGGACATCCGCAGCGCCGTACGGTCGGCCGCGCGCTCGGTGGCGGAGCTGCGCGCGGAGGGCGTGTACCGGATCCTCACCCCGGACGAGGCGGTCGCGTACGGCCGGGCCGCGGGCGAGGCGGGGAACCTGGTGCTGCACCCGCTGTGCGGCGGGATGCCGCTGGACGAGGGCTGGCGCAGCCTTCACCTGCTGTGCGAACGGGTACTGCCCCGGCTCAAGGACTGAGCCGGGGCAGCACCGAGGAGAAGGGGTGGTGGCGGGGGTGGTTACCCCATCTCCTCCAGCGCCTTGCCCTTGGTCTCCGGCACCCACTTGAGGATGAACGGGATCGAGAGCAGGGCGAAGAACGTGTAGATCATGTAGGCGCCCGAGAGGTTCCAGTCGGAGAGCGACGGGAACGTGACGGTGATGACCCAGTTGGCGATCCACTGGGCCGAGGCGGCCACACCGAGGGCGGCGGCTCGGATGCGGCCGGGGAACATCTCGCCCAGCAGCACCCAGACCACCACGCCCCAGGACAGGGCGAAGAAGAGGACGAAGAGGTTGGCCGCGACCAGGGCGGTGATGCCCTGCGCGTGCGGCAGCGAGATGTCGTCGCCGGTTCCGGTCTTGAACGAGAACGCCCAGGCCGCCGTGCCCAGCGACAGCGCCATGCCGATGGAGCCGATGAGGGCGAGCGGCTTGCGGCCGAGCCGGTCCACGAAGATCATCGCGATGACCGTACCGATGATGTTCACGACCGAGGTCTCGAAGGAGTACAGGAACGAGGAGCTCGCGTCGATGCCGACCGACTGCCACAGCGAGGAGCTGTAGTAGAAGATCACGTTGATGCCGACCAGCTGCTGGAAGACGGAGAGGCCGATGCCGATCCAGACGATGGGCAGGAAGCCGAAGCGGCCGCCGAGCAGGTCCTTGAAGGTGGACTTCACCTCGGAGCGCATGGAGTGGTCGATCTCGCGGATGCGGGCGTCGGCGTCGATGCCCGAACCCTCGACCTCGCGCAGGACCTCCTTGGCCTTCTCCGTGCGGCCGACCGAGACGAGGAAGCGGGGGGACTCCGGGATGACGAAGGACAGCAGGCCGTAGAGCACGGCCGGGACGACCATCACGCCGAGCATCCACTGCCAGGCTTCCAGGCCGCCGATCTCACCGCGCTGGTCACCGCCGGCGAGGTTGAGGATGGCCCAGTTGACCAGCTGCGAGACGGCGATGCCGATGACGATGGCCGCCTGCTGGAAGGAGGCGAGCCGGCCGCGGTAGGCGGGCGGGGAGACCTCGGCGATGTAGGCGGGGCCGATGACGGAGGCCATGCCGATGCCGAAGCCGCCGATGACGCGCCACATGGCGAGGTCCCAGAGGGCGAACGGGAGGGCCGAGCCGATGGCGCTCGCGGTGAACAGGACGGAGGCGATCTGCATGCAGCGGATTCGGCCGATCCGGTCGGCGAGGCGGCCCGCGGTGGCGGCGCCGATGGCGCAGCCGATCAGGGCGGCGGCGATCACCTGGGCGAGTGCGGCCGATCCGACGTCGAAGCGTTCGCGGATGGCCTCCACGGCGCCGTTGATGACGGAGCTGTCGTAGCCGAAGAGGAAACCGCCCATGGCAGCGGCCGCGGTGATGAAGATGACGTGGCCGAGGTGGTCGGGCCGGGACGCGTTTCCACCGCCTGACGCGGGTGCGTTCGCTGTGCTGGTCAAGGTGCGCTCCTGGGCCCGGCGGCAACGGCGGGCGGTGTGGGGGATTCGTCGTTGCGCGTGTTCCTCTAGTGGCGCACAGCAAACTGCGTACCACCACCTGAACGTCAACACGCCAGAGCAGAGCCTATGGCTTCACTTTCTGAAGTCAAGAGTCGGAGCGATAGCAATGACCTCACAGGTCGCGCACGCTTTGTCTTCACTATCTGAATGGTTGACCTAGCGGAGGCGCTGGCTGATCACCTTGGAGACGCCGTCACCCTGCATGGAAACGCCGTAGAGGGCGTCCGCGACCTCCATCGTCCGCTTCTGGTGCGTGATCACGATGAGCTGTGAGCTCTCCTGGAGCTCCTCCATGATCCGGATCAGCCGCTGCAGATTGGTGTCGTCGAGCGCGGCCTCGACCTCGTCCATCACGTAGAACGGGCTGGGCCGCGCCTTGAAGATGGACACCAGCAGCGCCACGGCGGTCAGCGAGCGCTCGCCGCCGGAGAGCAGCGACAGCCGCTTGACCTTCTTGCCCGGCGGACGGGCCTCCACGTCGATGCCGGTGGTCAGCATGTTGTCGGGGTCGGTCAGAATCAGCCGGCCCTCGCCGCCGGGGAACAGGCGCGAGAACACCCCCTCGAACTCCCGGGCCGTGTCCCGGTAGGCCTCGGTGAAGACCTGCTCGACGCGCTGGTCCACCTCCTTCACGACTTGAAGGAGATCGGCCCTCGTCTTACGGAGGTCCTCCAGCTGCTCGCTGAGGAACCGGTGCCGCTCCTCCAGCGCCGCGAACTCCTCCAGCGCGAGCGGATTGACCTTGCCGAGCTGCTGGTAGGCGCGCTCGGCGGCCTTGAGCCGCTTCTCCTGCTGGGCCCGCACGAAGGGACCGGGCCGGTTGCGCGGGTCCTGCGGGTCCTGCGGCAGTACCTCGCCCTCGGCGGCCGGGGACGGGGGCACCGGCTGGTCGGGGCCGTACTCGGCGACCAGCCCGGCGGCCGCCATGCCGAACTCCTCCAGCGCCCTGGCCTCCAGCGCCTCGATGCGCAGCCGCTGCTCGGCCCCGAGCACCTCGCCCCGGTGGACCGAGTCGGTGAGCTTGTCCAGCTCCCCCTTCAGCTCCCGGCCGCGGTGGCGCGCCTCACCGAGCTCCCGCTCGCGCAGGCCCTTGGCCTGCTCGGCCGCCACCCGCTCCTCGTCGGCACGGCCGAGCGACACCTCCACGTGCGCGAGGAGCTGGCGGGCCCCGTCGGCCACCGCCCGGGCCACCTCCGCCTCGTGGCGCAGCCGCGCCCGGCGCCGCTCGGCGCGGGCCCGGGCCTCGCGTTCCGCGCGGGCCCCGCGGTCGAGGGAATCCGCCCGTCCGGCCAGCCCCTTGACCCGCTCCTCCAGGGTCCTCAGCTGCAGCCGGGCCTCCATCTCGGTCTGCCGGGCATTGGCACCGTCGGCCGCGAGCCGGTCCCGCCGGGAGCCGTCCGGCTCCTCGTCCACCGGCATCTCCTCGGCCGTCGCGAGCCGCTCCGCGCACTCCTCGACGTCGGCCAGCGCCTGCTCCAGCGCGTCCTGGGCCCTGGCCGCGGCGGCCGCGCTGCGCTCGGCCTCGCCCGCCGCGCCCTTGGCCTGTCCGGCGAGCCGCCCGAGCTGCTGGGCGACCCCGGCCCGGGCCTGTTCCGCGGCGCGCCGCCGCTCGGCGAGTTCCTCCACGAGGGCGGCCGCCTCCTGGCGGCGGGCCTCGGCGGCGGCCCGGGCCCCGCCGAGCTCCTCGCACCGCGCGCCCAGCCGGGCCAGCTCCGCCGCGGCCTCGTCGACGGCCGCCTGCACCTCGATCAGGCTGGGCGCCCCGGCGGAGCCGCCGTGCGCGAGGTGCGCCCCGAGCACGTCTCCGTCGAGGGTCACGGCCACCGCGTCGGGGCGCTCCGCGACCAGCGCCTCGGCCTCGTCGAGGGTGGCGACCACGACGTGGTCCCGCAGCACCCACCCCACGGCCCGCCGCACCTCGGCGTCCCCGCCGACCAGCCCGGCGGCGGGAACGGGCGCGCCCGCGACCGTCACCGGGGCCGGGGCCGAGACGGAGACGGAGACGGACGTACTCACGCCGGCCGGCGGGTGCGGTGCGGGTGCGGGCAGATCTCCTTCCGGGGAGGGGGCCGGGTGGGGGACCCCGCCCCCGGGACCCGCTCCCCCGGCAACGCTCTCCCCGGCGACCGCTCCCGGCGCCCCGGCCGCGGGTCCGGCCGAGGCCTGGCCCGGGACGGCCGGTGCCACCGGGGCGATCAGCAGGGTGGCCCGGCCCGCGTCGGCCTCGCGCAGGTGGCGGATCGCCTCGGCGGCCGCCCCCGGGGAGGCCACCGCCAGCGCGTCCGCGGCCGCGCCCAGAGCGGCGGCCACGGCGACCTCGTACCCGGGGGTCACCGACAGCCGCTGCGCCGCCGGTCCCAGCAGCCCGGCCAGCCGCTCCCGCGCCGCGAGCAGTGCGCCCGTACCGTCCTTGCGGCGCAGCCCCAGCGCCAGTGCGTCCCGGCGCGCCGAGACGGCCGCCCGCGAGCGTTCCGCCGCGGACAGGTCCTCGCGGGCGGCGGACAGTTCCGCCTCCGCCCGCGCCAGGCCGTCCCGCGCGCTCTCGTGGTCGGTGTCGGCCGAGGGGTCGTCGAGCCCGCCGACCTCCTCGGCCAGGGCCTCGTACTCCTCCTGTGCGGCCACGGCCCGGGACTGCGCCGCGTCCCGCGCGGCGACGAGCCGGTCGATCTCGGCCTGGGCCGCCCCCGCGCGGGAGCGTGCCGCGCCGAGCCGCCCGGTCAGCCGGGCCAGACCCTCGCGCCGGTCGGCGATGGCCCGCGCGGCATCCCGCAGCCGGCGTTCCTCCTCGGCCAGCTCCCGCTCCAGCTCCGCCCGGTGCTCGGCGGTGTCCTCCAGCGCCCGCGAGGCCGCCTCCAGAGCCGCCGTCAGTTCCGCCTCCTGCTCACGGATCCGCGCGGCTTCCCGCTCCATCTCCTCCGGATCGCGGCCGCGCCGCTCCTCCTCGGCCGGAGCCGAGGCGCTCTTGACCCGCGCGTCCGC is a window encoding:
- a CDS encoding cytosine permease; protein product: MPAEPADGAAETAIETRGLEPVPDGERTGRVRELVPTWVAANISVLLLTMGAGLVIFNKLNIWQVLVVAVAAPVVSYGIVGLISIAGKRGGAPGMALSRAVFGQRGNLFPGALIWVARWGWETINAVSGAYAVLTVLDLLFGVESNTALIVVTLLFFVGCTFVVSGLGINALRACSTWSTYLFGTFSVLVLGYLLFTTDWSAVFGKPAGSSAMMIAGIGTIAAGGISWVPSGPDFTRYLPRTASSKGMVGATIGGAGVVVLPMVLMGAVMAVGTPDLATAQDPVSFIGELLPTWIAVPYLLIALVGMLLINSMSMYSAGFTAQTLGIKVPRAWAVSVNAIISLVFGFLLMVVATSFFGSFISFLTLLAVAFSAWIGVFGVDMLRRPAYEGPALLDTTRTSAYWYKGGFAWQAMTAWASALAVGLLFTKVDWFGGPLSTTWIGENGLGWVAGIVTSGALYAVLPRTAPDAPVPAPEQEPALAGSLSN
- a CDS encoding LLM class flavin-dependent oxidoreductase translates to MPITVARFNLVDPDGTPESLSARYKAALEMARYADDRGIDTIQTEEHHGTGNNWLPSPFAFAGAVFGATRRIAVTVSAIIGPLYDPLRVAEDIAVLDLLSGGRLVTVAGIGYRPEEYEQHGVEWGRRGRLQDELLETLLKAWTGEPFEFRGRTVRVTPTPFTRPHPLLLVGGSSEAAARRAARLGLPFFPSAHLPELEAYYTARLAEYGTEGFCMMPAAETPLLHIAEDPDRVWAEHGERFLHEAGMYASWQSKDIRSAVRSAARSVAELRAEGVYRILTPDEAVAYGRAAGEAGNLVLHPLCGGMPLDEGWRSLHLLCERVLPRLKD
- a CDS encoding sugar porter family MFS transporter; this encodes MTSTANAPASGGGNASRPDHLGHVIFITAAAAMGGFLFGYDSSVINGAVEAIRERFDVGSAALAQVIAAALIGCAIGAATAGRLADRIGRIRCMQIASVLFTASAIGSALPFALWDLAMWRVIGGFGIGMASVIGPAYIAEVSPPAYRGRLASFQQAAIVIGIAVSQLVNWAILNLAGGDQRGEIGGLEAWQWMLGVMVVPAVLYGLLSFVIPESPRFLVSVGRTEKAKEVLREVEGSGIDADARIREIDHSMRSEVKSTFKDLLGGRFGFLPIVWIGIGLSVFQQLVGINVIFYYSSSLWQSVGIDASSSFLYSFETSVVNIIGTVIAMIFVDRLGRKPLALIGSIGMALSLGTAAWAFSFKTGTGDDISLPHAQGITALVAANLFVLFFALSWGVVVWVLLGEMFPGRIRAAALGVAASAQWIANWVITVTFPSLSDWNLSGAYMIYTFFALLSIPFILKWVPETKGKALEEMG
- a CDS encoding AAA family ATPase; translated protein: MHLKSLTLRGFKSFASATTLRFEPGITCVVGPNGSGKSNVVDALSWVMGEQGAKTLRGGKMEDVIFAGTTGRPPLGRAEVSLTIDNSDGALPIDYAEVTITRIMFRGGSSEYQINGDTCRLLDIQELLSDSGIGREMHVIVGQGQLDSVLHADPMGRRAFIEEAAGVLKHRKRKEKALRKLDAMQANLARVQDLGDELRRQLKPLGRQAAVARRAAVIQADLRDARLRLLADDLVVLRRALDAEIADEAALKERKEAAEAQLAGAVRREAELEEAVRELAPRLQRAQQTWYELSQLAERVRGTASLADARVKSASAPAEEERRGRDPEEMEREAARIREQEAELTAALEAASRALEDTAEHRAELERELAEEERRLRDAARAIADRREGLARLTGRLGAARSRAGAAQAEIDRLVAARDAAQSRAVAAQEEYEALAEEVGGLDDPSADTDHESARDGLARAEAELSAAREDLSAAERSRAAVSARRDALALGLRRKDGTGALLAARERLAGLLGPAAQRLSVTPGYEVAVAAALGAAADALAVASPGAAAEAIRHLREADAGRATLLIAPVAPAVPGQASAGPAAGAPGAVAGESVAGGAGPGGGVPHPAPSPEGDLPAPAPHPPAGVSTSVSVSVSAPAPVTVAGAPVPAAGLVGGDAEVRRAVGWVLRDHVVVATLDEAEALVAERPDAVAVTLDGDVLGAHLAHGGSAGAPSLIEVQAAVDEAAAELARLGARCEELGGARAAAEARRQEAAALVEELAERRRAAEQARAGVAQQLGRLAGQAKGAAGEAERSAAAAARAQDALEQALADVEECAERLATAEEMPVDEEPDGSRRDRLAADGANARQTEMEARLQLRTLEERVKGLAGRADSLDRGARAEREARARAERRRARLRHEAEVARAVADGARQLLAHVEVSLGRADEERVAAEQAKGLRERELGEARHRGRELKGELDKLTDSVHRGEVLGAEQRLRIEALEARALEEFGMAAAGLVAEYGPDQPVPPSPAAEGEVLPQDPQDPRNRPGPFVRAQQEKRLKAAERAYQQLGKVNPLALEEFAALEERHRFLSEQLEDLRKTRADLLQVVKEVDQRVEQVFTEAYRDTAREFEGVFSRLFPGGEGRLILTDPDNMLTTGIDVEARPPGKKVKRLSLLSGGERSLTAVALLVSIFKARPSPFYVMDEVEAALDDTNLQRLIRIMEELQESSQLIVITHQKRTMEVADALYGVSMQGDGVSKVISQRLR